One Eretmochelys imbricata isolate rEreImb1 chromosome 22, rEreImb1.hap1, whole genome shotgun sequence DNA window includes the following coding sequences:
- the LOC144278533 gene encoding prostate and testis expressed protein 4-like yields MSSMLVPIFTALLYFSTAGALLCHMCVRLQPNKMCTGWKSCKADPEESCFIHTHSLGNNFVFAKMGCVSNCQDYVVGPYNWHIFHCCTKDFCNA; encoded by the exons ATGAGCAGCATGCTGGTTCCTATTTTCACAGCCCTGCTGTACTTCTCAACGG CGGGAGCCCTCCTATGCCACATGTGTGTCAGACTGCAGCCGAACAAGATGTGCACAGGATGGAAATCGTGCAAGGCGGATCCGGAGGAATCCTGCTTCATCCACACACACTCATTAG ggaaCAACTTCGTCTTTGCAAAGATGGGCTGCGTCAGCAATTGCCAGGACTACGTCGTAGGCCCATACAACTGGCACATCTTCCACTGCTGCACCAAAGACTTCTGCAACGCCTAG
- the CHEK1 gene encoding serine/threonine-protein kinase Chk1, protein MAVPFVEDWDLVQTLGEGAYGEVQLAVNRRTEEAVAVKIVDMKRAVDCPENIKKEICINKMLNHENIVKFYGHRREGSIQYLFLEYCSGGELFDRIEPDIGMPEPDAQKFFHQLMAGVVYLHSIGITHRDIKPENLLLDERDNLKISDFGLATVFKHNGRERLLNKMCGTLPYVAPELLKRKEFHAEPVDVWSCGIVLTAMLAGELPWDQPSDSCQEYCDWKEKKTYLPPWKKIDSAPLALLHKILTESPTARVTIADIKKDRWYNKPMKKGVKRARVSSGGLSDSPGGFSKHIRSDMDFSPMKSAHSEEKVSYSTSQPEPRTGISLWDSSPTNINKLVQGISFSQPACPEHMLVNSQLLGTPGSSQNPWQRLVKRMTRFFTKLDADRSYNSLKEVCEKMGYVWKKSCTNQVTISTTDRRNNKLIFKVNLVEMEDKILVDFRLSKGDGLEFKRHFLKIKGKLNDIVSTQKVWLPAT, encoded by the exons ATGGCCGTGCCCTTCGTGGAGGACTGGGACCTGGTGCAGACCCTGGGCGAGGGCGCCTACGGAGA AGTTCAGCTTGCTGTGAACAGACGCACAGAAGAAGCTGTTGCAGTAAAAATAGTTGACATGAAACGTGCTGTGGACTGTCCAGAGAACATAAAAAAAGAGATCTGCATTAATAAGATGTTAAATCATGAGAACATTGTGAAGTTCTATGGACATCGTAGAGAAGGCAGTATTCAGTACCTCTTCCTCGAGTACTGCAGCGGGGGAGAGCTCTTTGACCGAATAG AGCCTGATATAGGAATGCCTGAACCAGATGCACAGAAGTTTTTCCATCAGCTTATGGCTGGCGTG gTATATCTTCACAGTATAGGAATAACTCACAGGGATATTAAGCCTGAGAATTTACTGCTAGATGAAAGAG ATAATCTCAAAATCTCTGACTTTGGTTTAGCGACTGTATTTAAACACAATGGTCGTGAGCGACTGTTAAACAAGATGTGTGGCACTCTCCCATATGTTGCCCCAGAACTGTTAAAGAGAAAAGAATTCCATGCAGAGCCAGTTGATGTTTGGTCATGTGGGATAGTACTTactgctatgttggcaggag AATTGCCATGGGACCAGCCTAGCGACAGTTGTCAAGAATACTGTgactggaaagaaaagaaaacatacCTTCCACCTTGGAAGAAGATTGATTCTGCACCATTAG CTTTGCTCCACAAAATACTAACTGAGAGCCCCACGGCAAGGGTTACCATTGCAGACATTAAAAAGGACAGATGGTACAACAAACCTATGAAAAAAG GTGTAAAGCGGGCTCGTGTCTCCTCAGGGGGCCTTTCAGACTCACCAGGTGGCTTTTCTAAGCACATTCGGTCTGATATGGACTTTTCGCCGATGAAAAGTGCACACAG TGAGGAAAAAGTGAGCTACTCCACTTCTCAGCCAGAACCTCGCACTGGCATTTCCTTGTGGGACAGCAGTCCAACCAATATCAACAAACTAGTGCAAGGGATCAGCTTCTCCCAGCCAGCATGCCCTGAGCACATGCTAGTTAACAGTCAGTTACTTGGCACCCCAGGCTCATCACAG AACCCATGGCAACGCTTGGTGAAGAGGATGACCCGTTTCTTTACAAAGCTGGATGCTGACCGCTCCTATAATAGTTTGAAGGAGGTTTGTGAGAAGATGGGCTATGTCTGGAAGAAAAGCTGCACAAACCAG GTCACTATATCAACTACTGACAGAAGGAATAATAAACTGATTTTCAAGGTGAACCTGGTAGAAATGGAGGACAAGATTTTGGTGGATTTCCGCCTGTCTAAG GGTGATGGGTTGGAGTTCAAGAGGCACTTCCTGAAGATTAAAGGGAAACTGAATGATATTGTCAGCACCCAGAAAGTATGGCTTCCTGCCACATGA